GGCCTCACTACTTGCGCATGATCCCGTCTCTGTCCGTCGTGGCGCTTCAGCCCTCGACAGGAAAGGTGCAGGGCACCGAAGTCATCGAGCCGGGTGTCGTGATTCGCTCATCGCCCATCGCGATACCGGGCGCGCAGGAGGGCGAAGTGCAGCGACGGATGCAATGCGAGTACCGGACGACACAACCCGTCGCGCTTCATCCGATCCAGATCAGCCATGCGAAGCCGGAGGTACGGTATGACGGCCGCTCGGTCATTCGCCTGGGTTTCGTCATCGACACTGCGGCGCGGCGCGACGAGACAGATCTGTCGCGATTGCGTTTGTTCCTCAGCGCCGACTCTCCCACGGCCTTCGCGACGCATCTTGCGCTCACGCGTCAGGTCGACACGGTGCTGTGCCGTGTCCCCGAAATTCGTCAAGGAGAAGCAGTGCCGATCGCTGGCATTGCAGTGAAGCTGGCAGGATTCTCTGCCGACGAGAGACTCTGGCCGAAGGCGGAGAATGCGTTCTCCGGATATCAGTTGCTCTTGGAGTACTTCTCATTTCGGGAGAAGTTCCTGTTCGTGGAGCTTTGCGGCTTCGATATCGCCAGCCTGCCCGCGGCGTCCGACCGTTTCGAGCTTGAGTTCGTGCTATCTGAGCCGTATCCCGCCGATCAGCCATTCGACGCCCAGAATGTGCGCCTGTTTTGCACACCGGCGATCAATCTGTTTTCGCTCGATGCCGAGCCCATCGACATCAATCACCACGACGCCGAATACCGTGTGCGACCGGCGGGGCAATTCGGCGCGCACACCGAAATCTACTCGGTGGATTCCGTCGAAGCGTTTGATCAGACATCTGCGATGCGGTACCGGCATGTCCCGTTCTCGACGTTCAGGCACCGCGGCGGCATGCTTCGCCACGAAGCGCCGGAGCGCTATTTCCATACGCGCGTGCGCGCCGGTGTCTCGGGCCATCAGGAAACCTGGCTTGTGCTGGGCGGACACGCGTGGGACACGATGGAGACCTTGCCGGAAGAGAGTTTGTCATTACAACTGACGGGGACCAACGGAATGGTCCCGCGCAAGTCGCTACGCTCGGCCAGTTTGTGCGAGTTGGTATCGAACACCCCGAACGTCGCAGGCGTGCAGAATCTCGTCGCCCCCACGGCACCGTTGTATCCCCCGACCAGCGACCGGTTTCAGTGGCGCGTGCTCTCGCATCTGGCACCGAACTTTCTTTCGCTCATGGACGCGGAAGTGCTGCGCGGCGCACTCGCGCTGTATGACTGGACGGACACGGAGCACAGCGCGTTGAACCGGCGACGGCTCGATGGCATTCGCCACGTTTCTCAATCGCTGGTCGAAGAAGTGTCGGGCGGGGCGGTCGAGCGGGGTGCGCATATCGAAGTGACGCTCGACGCTCACGCGTTTACCGGCGAAGGCGATCTGATGCTATTTGGCGAGCTGCTGCACCGCTTCTTCGAGATGTACGCCGAGATCAATCTGTTTACCCGACTCACGCTGATCAGTCTTCCGTCGCAAACACGCATCGACTGGCCACGCAGCAAGACGTATCGGAATCCACTGTGACGGCACGAGACATGCCCGCAAAAGACGCGTGGATGAAAGCGTTGTTACAGCGCGCGCCGCGCATGAACTTTATGCAACTGTGCCGTCTGCTGGAGCTTCGCGCACCATGGGCGCCGGGCATCGGCACGCAGAACTCGCCAGCCCATGAGGCCGCACGCTTCCTTCCGTGGCCGCGTATGGGGTTTCCCGCAGCGGAGGTCGTGAGCGTCGAGCAGGACGAGGACCTGCCCAATTCGCCGCCCGTGCTGCGCACGACGTTCATGGGGCTATATGGCGTGGATGCGTTCGTCCCATCGCACATGATCGATGACATCGCGCTGCGCGAGGAAGGGCATGAAGCCGCGGCCGCTTTCCTCGATCAGTTCAATCATCGTGCCGTCACCCTGCTCTACCGGGGGTGGAAGAAGTACCGCTACGCCGAGAGCTTTCGCGCCGGGGGCGACGATGAGCACTCGCGCAACCTGCTGTGTATGGCCGGGTTTCCGGACGGCGACAAGCCCCGACGAGCCGGGTTGCCCGGGGTGCGCATGCTCGCGATTCTCGGGCTGCTCATTCAGCGCTCACGCACGGCCGAAGGATTGGCCGGGGCAATGGCAGTCACTGTGCCGGGTATGGACGTCAAGGTCAGAGAGTTTTTCCCGAAGACCATCGGAGCGGGTAGACCAAAGCCGCTTACGTCGGCCCGTCCCGGCGACATCGCCGGATCGCGCGGCCTGGGCTCGGACTATGTGCTGGGGAGGCGTCTGACTTATCGCCATGGCGCGGTGGAGGCACTGATACACATAGGCGACGCGTCGCAGGTCGAACCGCTTTTACCTGGTTCGGTGTTACATGCCGAACTCATGGCAATGATCGCGCTTTACGTGGGGACAACGGATGACGTCTACGTACGTCTGGTCATGTCTTCCACGATGGTGCCCGCGCTGCGTCTCGGAGGTGAGGATGCGACGCACGCGCCACGTCTCGGATGGACATGCGTGCTGCCGAGTCATACATGCCGCGAGATCCGAATCACCTTGGGTGTGCATCGCGCCATTCCGGCCGCAAAACCCAATCCACTGCTCACTTACACCAACGCATGAATCATCGAAATTTGACGAAATTCGCACCGCTCGCCCGCAAGTCGATTGCGCTCCTGTTGCCCGTGCTTCTGCTATCGGCCTGCGGGCTCTGGCAAAGTGCTTCCAACGGGACGGTGAACGCGTTTAACGCCGTGTTTAACAAGCGCGTGGAGTCCGTCGACATCGACGTTCAGGCAAGAGATGCTTTAAATTTTGATGAGGCGGGCAGGCCCACGTCGGTGGTGGTTCGTGTCTATCAGTTAAAGGATGGGAAAGCGTTCGACGCGGCGTCGTATGACGAATTGCTCAGGCAGGATCGCGAAGTGCTTGGAAGAGAGCGTCTGGCGAGCACGGCGGGCGTGGTGGTGCCGGGCGGCGCCCTAAGTTTCTCCCGGCCGATTGAGGACGATACGAAGTACGTTGCCGTGGTGGCGTTCTTTCGCCAACCCGACACTGAAGGCAAATGGAAATTTATGATTACCGCCAAGAAGCTCGACGCCGACGCACCGCTCAAACTCCGGCTGGATGCTCGGCGCATTGAGTGGGTTGGGGGGAAGGATCGGGATTGATCTGCATCGAGGATTCTGCTTCAGTCGCCCAGCGAAGCCTACGGACAATTGCCACATTGAGACGCTTAACGAATCATTCCGTGATAGGTGTTTGAACTTGCATTGGTTCGAGACGCTGGACGAAGCGAAAGCGATCATCGAGGCATGGCACGGGGACTACAACGAGAGTCGGCGTCACACAGATCCCAAGGCCCGGGTGCCGGCCGAATTCGCCCAACAATTGGTGTCTGTTGATGTGCACCAAGAACTGACCCTTTGGGGATGCGGACAAAATCTTGGACTACTTTGAAGGTAGTCCATGTATTCATACCAAGAACGCGTTCGGGCGGTCGAGCTGTACCTGAAACTCGGGAAGCGCAGCAAAGCGACCATTCGCCAGTTGGGTTACCCGACGAAGAATTCTCTCAAGGCGTGGTGTAACGAATTCGAGAAGATTGGCGATCTGCAGAGGGGGTATGTTCGCGTAAAGCCGAAGTACTCAGAAGAACAGAAGAACGTAGCACTCGAGCATTACGTCAACCACGGGCGCTGCTTCGCCTTCACCCTCAGGACATTGGGCTATCCCTGTCGCCAGATACTAACGGAGTGGGTTCGCGAGCGCTATCCGGAAACCAGGAAATGCGTGGTTGGCAAGGCCGGTCGACCAACTGCTTCATTGGTGTCCAAGCAGGCTGCGGTGTACGAACTGTGCACACGGGAAGGAAGTGCAGAGGCGGTGGCCCGAAAGCTGGACGTCGACAGGGTGACGCTGTACAACTGGAAGAACCAGTTACTCGGCCGAGAGGCTCCTGCATCCATGAAACGCGACAAAGGCTCGCCCGCAGAGACAGATCGGGACGAACTGGAACGGCAGGTCGAAGCGCTCCAGCGCAAAATTCGCAATCTGCAGCTTGAACAGGACCTGTTGAAGAAGGCGAATGAACTCCTAAAAAAAGGGTTCATTGAGCATTACCGGGGAAGGCGGCGCGGATTTTGAGGAAGAAGTATTCCTGGTCTCGGTAGCCGTAGGCGCGCCGCTTAATGACCTTGATAGTGTTGTTAATGCCCTCAACGATGCTGGTGTTTAGACGATGTCGGCATCTGGCCAGGATGCCATGCAGATAGCCTTTCAGACGCTGAGCGAAGGTGTTCAAGGGGGCTATTCCGCTTTGCTCGGCCTGCTCGCACCAGTGGTGCCAGGCTTGTTTTGCCCAGGCAGGTCTTCGGTAGAACCAGAGCCGCTTGAGTTCGTCCCTCAGGACATAGACCGTCAGCAGCGGCTGGTTGGCTTGCAGCAATTCGTCGAGCCGGACGGCCTGCTGCCGGTCTAGCTTGTCGCGGTTGCGCAATAACAGCCAGCGGCTCGATTTGATGACCCGGCGCGCGGGACGGTCCTGGCGCAGTTGGTTGGCCTGATCCACGCGCACCCGATCAATGACCTCTCGTCCGTACTTGGCCACGACATGGAACAAGTCATAGACGATCTCCGCCCGTGGGCAGTGGGCCTGGATTTCTAACTCGTAGGCCGTAGTCATGTCGATGGCTACGGCCTTGATGCGTTGGGCGACCCCACGCGGCAATTGCTCGAAGAACGCCCGAGCCGTCTCGCGTGAGCGTCCTGGGCCGATCCACAGCACCTGCCTGCTGATCGGATCGACGACTACCGTCGCGTACCGATGCCCTTTATGCAGGGCGAACTCGTCCATCGCTAAATACTCGATCCTGGACCAATCCGGTTCGCGCACTGACGCTCGGAGCCGGGCCTTGTCCAGCGTCTTGACGGTATGCCAACCCAGCTCGAAGAACCTCGCCACCGCCTGCACGTTGCTCGATTGCAGCAATTGGCTGCAGGCCGCCGCAAGCCGATCCGTCACCCGCTGGTAGCGACCCAGCCAAGTAAGCCGCTCCAGGCGCGGGCCACCGCATTGCTCACACAACAAGCGCCGGCGTGGAACATGAAGAACAACCCGGTACTCAAATAACGGCAGATCTCGCACCCGGCGCACCGTGGTCTCATGGACCTGGCGACATCGTGCGCCGCACTGCTCGCACAGCATCACCTTGGCGGTTGGCTTCAAATAGATCGACAGCGTGCGCCCTGTGCCCTCGGGCCACTCCACGCGTTCGACGGCATAGCCCTGCCAGCCTCCCAGCGACTCCAGCAGCTTGCGATCCAGCATCTCCACGCACTCCTGATGGCAAATTCCTGCCATCAAGAGTACGAAAACTTGTCAAATCCCTCCACGCTATTGCGCGATGAACCTAAAAAAAGACCTGGGCGTCGACCTGCAACTCCTGAGCAACCGGGAGAAGACGACGCTGGTTGACGCCCTGAGAGAGCAGTACGTTTTGGCTGAGCTGCTTGAGCAGCTGGACTTGGCGCGCAGCTCCTATTTCTACCATCGGTCGCCCATGCGGGTTGCCGACAAATATGCCGAAGTTCGTCGTACCGTTGCGGAAATCTTCGAGGACAATCACCGATCCTACGGCTATCGTCGGGTGCAGGCAGCGCTCAGCAGACAACGCGTGTTTCTATCGGAGAAAGTCGTGCGTCGCCTCATGAAACAAGGCGGCCTCTACGCGGCGAGGCCCAAGCGGCGCCGATATCGTTCTTATGTCGGGGAAATTAGCCCTGCCCCAGATAACATCATCAATCGCGATTTCCACGCTACCGCCCCCAACGAAAAGTGGCTGACGGATATCTCCGAGTTCCAGATCCCGGCCGGGAAGGTATATCTATCGCCGATGATCGACTGCTTCGATGGCATGGTAGTCAGTTGGTCGATTGGCACAAGCCCCGACGCCGAGCTCGTGAATACCATGTTAGATGCGGCTATCGAGACCGTGACCGAGGACGATGAGAAGCCGATCGTACATTCCGATCGGGGTGGCCACTACCGTTGGCCTGGCTGGCTATCGCGAGTTGCAAAGGCTAATCTGATCCGATCCATGTCGCGTAAAGCCTGCTCACCAGACAATGCGGCCTGTGAGGGATTCTTCGGAAGGCTGAAGACCGAAATGTTCTATCCAGGGGACTGGCGTTCGACGACCATCGTGCAATTCGTAGAGGCACTGAACGCCTACATTCGCTGGTACAACGAAAAGCGGATCAAGGGCTCCCTTGGCTATCTCAGCCCCATCGAGTACCGTGAAAGCCTCGGGTTAACGACGTAAAACAGTCCAAGAAAATAGCCGCATCCCCCCCGGGTCAACATTTGCTGAAAATCAACAGATCCGTTGTCGACGATATTGTTGTAGTACTGCGTGGGGTTCTTACCCACTTCCCGCGTTTTGGTAGTCGACTGACATTGACCGTGGTCATCGCAAGGCCCCTGCCCCGCGGTCGTGAGGTCTTGGTACGACTCTTCGAGCGGCGTCGTCAAACTAAACGTCTGGGCGGTCGCGTTCAGGTTCGTCACTTGTGACTTCGGCACCTCGACGGTGATTGGCGCAGCAAGGTGTTGCAGCAGCGCCGATGAGATAGGCGCCGCGCCCGCCCCCCAGTTCCACTCTTTGAAAGTCAGGCTGGTGTGCGCTTGCGTTTCCGTTCCACCGATCAGCCCGGCGGTGTACAAGCTATAACTCTTCGTCGTGGTTTCCGGCGTTCCCGGCTGTGTCACGATGCTGGTGCGCGTGTTGTTCACCACACGCGCCGCAATATCGAGATTGCCGTCGGCGATGATGTTCGCCGAACGGTTGTTCAGCACCGCAATCTGATTGGCAAGCAGGCCTGCGCCGTCACGTGTGCCGTCACGCCCGATTTCGATATCGCCCATGCTGTACATCAGCGCGCCGTCGTAGTTCGACACGGCGTTCGTCCCATACAGCGCGAGCCGTTGCGCACCGCCCATAACGGCAGCCGCGCCGTTGTTCTCGATATCGTTGGCGGTAATCTGTACGTCGTTGCCCAACACAGCATTGGTGTTGACGAAGCTTCCCGCCTGAAGCCGAACGGTGTCACCGCCAATGCTGCCCGCGTTGGAGAAAAGGCCGTCTGCGCTCAGGCGTGTCGTCGCAGCATTGAAGCCGCCATTTGCTGCGTTGACGATCTCGGCAGCGTGAATGTCCAGTGTCCCGGGGGCGCTGAATGCCCCGGTGTTGGTCAACCGGCCCGTGGACGTCAGTTTCAGCACACCGTCAGCGCGTAGGAGGTTGGCCGAAGAGTTAACGTAGTCGCCAATCGCCGCCAACGTCAGATTGCGCCCTGCCGTCGTCTGGCCAGCGCCGTTCATCACACCGCCGAGCCCGACATCCTGATTGGAACGGATGACGCCGCCAGCATTATTCAACGAAGCGACCTGAAGGGCGACGTCCCCCGCACATGGTCACCAAGAAATTGGAGCAGAGCGCGGCCTACTGCCTCGATACGCACCGGCAGGTTCGAGCCTGGGTCAAGAACGACCATCTCGGCTTCGTCGTGCCATATCGGAAAGACGGAACCAAGCGGAACTACTTGCCGGATTTCATCGTCGAGCTGGTGTCGGGTGAAAAGCTCGTTGTCGAAATCAAGGGGCAAGTGATTGACGACGCTCTCGTAAAAGAAGCAGCAGCCAAGCGGTGGTGCGAGGCCGTGAACCGCGACAGCCGATACGGTCGCTGGAGCTATTACCTGATGAAGCACCCCGCCGACTTGATGCAGATGCTTGACCAGGCAAATTGACAGGTTTCCCGGTCTAGCTGGTCAGTCTGGTCAATTGGAGAAGCCACCGCTAACGCGGTGGCTTCAGCCCGCACTTAGCCCAGCATCGAGACGTGGACATCGGCCCACCAGCTTTTGGCAGCTTCGCGCGATTCGGCCTGCAACTCCTTCACGACATCCTTGTAGAGCCCGCCACGGAGGTCGGCGACCAGGTAGCCGATGCGGCGAGCACCCTTCGCCGTCACGACGAACGGTACGTTTCCGAGGCCCCAGACATTTTCATCCCTCGCATTGAGTGCTGTTTCAGCTCTTTTCGAAGCGAGCCGCAGGTATCCGCGCTGCACCAGGCCGAGAATGCCGACTTCGGTGAAGATTCCGCATTCCCGTGGGCTGAACGAGCGGTACTTAAAGCGAAGACGATTGGGAAAATGTTCGCTGTTGTACGTCCGCTCCAGGCACATCAACCCGAGCACCATTGTTTCCATCGGCGGGAGCGCTTCGACTTCTTTTCGACCGGAGTAAGGTGTGACCTCGTCAGTGAAAAAGAGGCTCATCATGGTTTGCATGAAGGATGCGCTCGGGTCGGTCAGTTTTTCTTGCGTCAGCATAATCATTTCCCCTGTGGTCGTTTGCTGAAATTGCCTTTGTGTTCCTGAGCATTTCGCCTTCGTGGCGCGCTCAGAACACAGCCATCTTCAGGTGGGGTGCCACTGGGGGCGCAAGACTGGGGTGGTGGGGTATTTGTGCCCGACTACCGAGAGAGAACCGCATGATGGTGCGCGACCGCCATGACCAGGCTGACCAAGCTTTCGCGGAAAAGCGTCGTAAGTGTGCTGCCGTCGTGGAGGGAAGCGACGACAAAAATCAAGCTGTCGCGCGCACGGTCGTCAAAGTGAACAGTCGCATACGCCTGACACTTATTGGGGCACCGACATTGGGGTATTAGAGATTTGGCTGGCCAGGTGGAACGGCGAGACCGCCGCAATTGAGAAAACACCCGGTCAAGCTGGTCAGCTCGGTCGATGCCCGCCCTGACGGCAGCCGTGAAGCGCGGCCAAGACGGCACGAATTGCCTACATGATGCCTACACGGCTTTGAAAATGAACAAGGGGTTACAAGATAAATCTTGTAACCCCTTGATTTTATTGGTGCCGGCTGCAGGACTCGAACCCGCCACCTGATGATTACAAATCAACTGCTCTACCAGATGAGCTAAGCCGGCGAAGTCGTGTATTGTAACCGATTCGTCGGTCACTGCGACTACCTGTCGGTGCGAAATCGCACGTTATTTCGCAGCGCGACGCGACACTCGAAAGTCTCGCGTCTCACCGCCGTGACGTATTACTTCACGACCTTCAGATGCGCACGTCCGGCATTGCTGCCAGCCGCGCCATTGCCACCGGGACGCGTAGGATCCGGGTCGTCGCCATCCGGCTCCTGCGCCGTCGGCACCGCTTCCAGCTCGGGGCTCTCGTCCGCAGACGCCTGCTTGTCGACCGGGAACGCCATGCCCTGACCGTTCTCGCGGGCATAAATCGCGAGCACGTTCGGCACCTGCACTTCCACCTTCTGCGAGATGCCGCCAAAGCGGGCGCTGAATTCAATCCAGTCGTTGCCCATCTGCAATCCGCTCGTGGCGTCGAAGCTGATGTTCAGCACGATCTCGCCATCTTTCACAAACTCGCGCGGAACACGCGTTCTGGCATCGACATGCACGGCCAGATACGGCGTGTACCCATTGTCGGTACACCACTCGTACAGCGCGCGCAGTAAATAAGGCTTGGTAGACGTTTCAGGCATATAACCAACTTATCCCGCCGCGAAACCCGTTCGCCATTCCCCGGCAAACCAGCCTCGCCAGCGGGCATATCGACACATTAGCGACGCATGACCTTTTCGGACGGCGTCAGTGCTTCAATGTACGCCGGACGGCTGAAAATCCGCTCGGCATACTTCATCAACGGCGCAGCATTCTTCGACAGTTCGATGCCGTAGTGATCCAGACGCCACAGCAGCGGCGCAATCGCCACGTCGAGCATCGAGAACTCCTCACCCAGCATGTACTTGTTCTTCACGAAAATCGGCGCAAGCTGCGTCAGACGATCACGAATCGACAAACGTGCCTTCTCGTGATTCTTCTCCGCTGCCTTGCCCTTCTCGTTCTCGAGCGCGCTCACATGCACGAACAGCTCTTTCTCGAAGTTGAACAGGAACAGACGCGCACGTGCACGCTGCACCGGATCGGCCGGCATTAGTTGCGGATGCGGGAAACGTTCGTCAATGTACTCATTGATGATGTTCGATTCGTACAGAATCAGGTCGCGCTCGACAAGAATCGGCACCTGACCGTACGGGTTCATCACCGCAATGTCTTCC
The Pandoraea oxalativorans genome window above contains:
- a CDS encoding glutathione S-transferase N-terminal domain-containing protein, with the protein product MMVLYSGTTCPFSQRCRLVLFEKGMDFEIRDVDLFNKPEDIAVMNPYGQVPILVERDLILYESNIINEYIDERFPHPQLMPADPVQRARARLFLFNFEKELFVHVSALENEKGKAAEKNHEKARLSIRDRLTQLAPIFVKNKYMLGEEFSMLDVAIAPLLWRLDHYGIELSKNAAPLMKYAERIFSRPAYIEALTPSEKVMRR
- a CDS encoding ISL3 family transposase; protein product: MLDRKLLESLGGWQGYAVERVEWPEGTGRTLSIYLKPTAKVMLCEQCGARCRQVHETTVRRVRDLPLFEYRVVLHVPRRRLLCEQCGGPRLERLTWLGRYQRVTDRLAAACSQLLQSSNVQAVARFFELGWHTVKTLDKARLRASVREPDWSRIEYLAMDEFALHKGHRYATVVVDPISRQVLWIGPGRSRETARAFFEQLPRGVAQRIKAVAIDMTTAYELEIQAHCPRAEIVYDLFHVVAKYGREVIDRVRVDQANQLRQDRPARRVIKSSRWLLLRNRDKLDRQQAVRLDELLQANQPLLTVYVLRDELKRLWFYRRPAWAKQAWHHWCEQAEQSGIAPLNTFAQRLKGYLHGILARCRHRLNTSIVEGINNTIKVIKRRAYGYRDQEYFFLKIRAAFPGNAQ
- the tssJ gene encoding type VI secretion system lipoprotein TssJ, giving the protein MTKFAPLARKSIALLLPVLLLSACGLWQSASNGTVNAFNAVFNKRVESVDIDVQARDALNFDEAGRPTSVVVRVYQLKDGKAFDAASYDELLRQDREVLGRERLASTAGVVVPGGALSFSRPIEDDTKYVAVVAFFRQPDTEGKWKFMITAKKLDADAPLKLRLDARRIEWVGGKDRD
- the tssF gene encoding type VI secretion system baseplate subunit TssF → MTKDDPTLRYYEAEMRYLREAGKEFSRAHPDRARMLNMDRVGALDPYVERLYEGFAFLTGRLRQKLDDELPELTEGLVSLLWPHYLRMIPSLSVVALQPSTGKVQGTEVIEPGVVIRSSPIAIPGAQEGEVQRRMQCEYRTTQPVALHPIQISHAKPEVRYDGRSVIRLGFVIDTAARRDETDLSRLRLFLSADSPTAFATHLALTRQVDTVLCRVPEIRQGEAVPIAGIAVKLAGFSADERLWPKAENAFSGYQLLLEYFSFREKFLFVELCGFDIASLPAASDRFELEFVLSEPYPADQPFDAQNVRLFCTPAINLFSLDAEPIDINHHDAEYRVRPAGQFGAHTEIYSVDSVEAFDQTSAMRYRHVPFSTFRHRGGMLRHEAPERYFHTRVRAGVSGHQETWLVLGGHAWDTMETLPEESLSLQLTGTNGMVPRKSLRSASLCELVSNTPNVAGVQNLVAPTAPLYPPTSDRFQWRVLSHLAPNFLSLMDAEVLRGALALYDWTDTEHSALNRRRLDGIRHVSQSLVEEVSGGAVERGAHIEVTLDAHAFTGEGDLMLFGELLHRFFEMYAEINLFTRLTLISLPSQTRIDWPRSKTYRNPL
- the tssG gene encoding type VI secretion system baseplate subunit TssG; amino-acid sequence: MPAKDAWMKALLQRAPRMNFMQLCRLLELRAPWAPGIGTQNSPAHEAARFLPWPRMGFPAAEVVSVEQDEDLPNSPPVLRTTFMGLYGVDAFVPSHMIDDIALREEGHEAAAAFLDQFNHRAVTLLYRGWKKYRYAESFRAGGDDEHSRNLLCMAGFPDGDKPRRAGLPGVRMLAILGLLIQRSRTAEGLAGAMAVTVPGMDVKVREFFPKTIGAGRPKPLTSARPGDIAGSRGLGSDYVLGRRLTYRHGAVEALIHIGDASQVEPLLPGSVLHAELMAMIALYVGTTDDVYVRLVMSSTMVPALRLGGEDATHAPRLGWTCVLPSHTCREIRITLGVHRAIPAAKPNPLLTYTNA
- a CDS encoding ClpXP protease specificity-enhancing factor; translated protein: MPETSTKPYLLRALYEWCTDNGYTPYLAVHVDARTRVPREFVKDGEIVLNISFDATSGLQMGNDWIEFSARFGGISQKVEVQVPNVLAIYARENGQGMAFPVDKQASADESPELEAVPTAQEPDGDDPDPTRPGGNGAAGSNAGRAHLKVVK